One window from the genome of Cyprinus carpio isolate SPL01 chromosome B1, ASM1834038v1, whole genome shotgun sequence encodes:
- the LOC109057666 gene encoding phosphatidylinositol 4-kinase type 2-alpha-like, which produces MDETSPLVSPLRDSNDFSYGPAEPASPRGGFGGTPGSVVRLPAGSPGRSRERQPLLDRDRGASPRDPHRNEFPEDPEFREIIRKAERAIEEGNYPERIYQGSSGSYFVKDSAGKTIGVFKPKNEEPYGQLNPKWTKWLQKLCCPCFFGRDCLVLNQGYLSEAGASLVDQKLELNIVPRTKVVYLASETFNYSAIDRVKSRGKRLALEKVPKVGQRFHRIGLPPKVGSFQLFVEGYKDADFWLRRFEAEPLPENTNRQLLLQFERLVVLDYIIRNTVNDNWLIKYDCPMDTSSNRDSDWVVVKDPIIKLAAIDNGLAFPLKHPDSWRAYPFYWAWLPQAKVAFSQEIRELVLPKLSDPNFIKDLEEDLYELFKKDPGFDRGQFKKQISVMRGQILNLSQALMEGQTPLQLVQMPPVIVETARAPQRANSESYTQSFQSRRPFFTWC; this is translated from the exons ATGGACGAGACGAGCCCGCTGGTCTCTCCGCTTCGCGATTCCAACGATTTCAGCTACGGTCCCGCCGAGCCGGCCAGTCCCCGGGGCGGATTTGGAGGCACGCCGGGCTCCGTGGTGCGTCTGCCGGCAGGGAGTCCCGGACGCAGCCGCGAGCGACAGCCGCTCCTTGACCGAGACCGAGGCGCGTCGCCCCGCGACCCGCACAGGAACGAGTTCCCGGAGGATCCGGAGTTCAGAGAGATCATCCGGAAGGCGGAGCGGGCCATCGAGGAGGGCAACTACCCCGAGCGCATCTACCAGGGCTCCAGCGGCAGCTACTTCGTCAAAGACTCAGCAGGG AAGACCATTGGTGTCTTCAAACCAAAGAATGAGGAACCGTATGGTCAGCTGAACCCCAAATGGACCAAATGGCTGCAGAAACTCTGCTGTCCGTGCTTTTTTGGCCGGGACTGTCTGGTCCTGAATCAGGGCTACCTGTCAGAGGCCGGCGCCAGTTTGGTGGACCAGAAACTAGAGCTCAACATCGTGCCGCGCACCAAG gttGTGTATTTAGCAAGCGAGACGTTTAATTACAGCGCCATCGACCGAGTTAAGTCTCGAGGAAAGAGGTTAGCGCTGGAAAAAGTGCCCAAGGTGGGCCAGCGTTTCCACCGGATTGGCCTCCCACCCAAG GTGGGCTCATTCCAGCTCTTCGTAGAGGGATATAAAGACGCCGATTTCTGGCTCCGGCGGTTCGAGGCTGAGCCTTTGCCAGAAAACACGAATCGCCAACTGCTGCTACAGTTTGAGAGACTGGTGGTGCTGGACTACATCATCAGAAACACAG TGAATGACAACTGGCTCATCAAATATGACTGTCCGATGGATACGTCAAGCAACAGG GACAGTGATTGGGTGGTTGTGAAGGACCCCATCATTAAACTGGCAGCGATTGACAACGGTCTGGCCTTCCCTCTCAAACACCCAGATTCATGGAGAGCCT ACCCGTTTTACTGGGCTTGGCTGCCTCAGGCTAAAGTTGCGTTTTCCCAAGAGATCCGAGAATTAGTTCTGCCCAAATTATCCGACCCAAACTTCATCAAAGACCTTGAGGAAGATCTATATGAGCTTTTTAAG AAAGACCCGGGTTTTGACAGAGGACAGTTCAAGAAGCAGATCTCAGTAATGAGGGGGCAG ATCCTGAACCTGAGTCAGGCGCTGATGGAGGGACAGACCCCGCTGCAGCTGGTGCAGATGCCGCCGGTGATCGTGGAGACAGCGCGAGCGCCGCAGCGAGCCAACAGCGAATCCTACACGCAGAGCTTCCAGAGCAGAAGACCCTTCTTCACCTGGTGTTGA